In Pseudomonadales bacterium, a single window of DNA contains:
- the ilvD gene encoding dihydroxy-acid dehydratase: protein MPAYRSKTSTAGRNMAGARALWRATGMKDADFHKPIVAIANSFTQFVPGHVHLKDMGQLVAREIEKAGGVAKEFNTIAVDDGIAMGHDGMLYSLPSRDIIADSVEYMVNAHCADALICISNCDKITPGMLMAAMRLNVPAIFVSGGPMEAGKTKLAEHKIDLIDAMVMAVDDQASDEDVAEIERSACPTCGSCSGMFTANSMNCLTEALGLSLPGNGTVVATHADRKRLFEEAGHRIVELCQRYYEQDDESVLPRSIGNFKAFQNAMTLDITMGGSTNTILHLLAIAQEAELDFTMKDIDALSRKIPQLCKVAPNTPNYHIEDVHRAGGIMGILGELDRAGLLHSELPTVHSKTMKAGLDEWDIMRNPSTEVEKFYSAGPAGIPSQVAFSQATRWPSLDNDRAKGCIRSLENAYSLDGGLAVLYGNIAEDGCVVKTAGVDSSILVFEGPAHVVESQDEAVDNILKDKVKAGDVVVVRYEGPRGGPGMQEMLYPTSYIKSKGLGKACALLTDGRFSGGTSGLSIGHVSPEAGAGGAIGLIRNGDRIKIDIPNRTINVLISDEELETRRAQQDQKGWKPEKARPRKVSGALKAYALLATSADKGAVRDLSKLD, encoded by the coding sequence ATGCCTGCCTACCGCTCAAAAACATCCACCGCCGGACGCAATATGGCTGGCGCCCGTGCACTTTGGCGCGCAACCGGCATGAAAGATGCGGATTTTCATAAACCTATCGTCGCCATTGCCAATTCCTTTACCCAATTTGTACCCGGCCACGTACATCTTAAGGACATGGGACAATTGGTTGCCAGAGAAATCGAAAAAGCCGGCGGCGTGGCGAAAGAGTTTAACACGATTGCCGTCGATGACGGCATTGCCATGGGTCATGATGGTATGCTCTATAGCCTGCCCAGCCGTGACATTATTGCGGACTCGGTGGAATATATGGTTAACGCCCACTGCGCCGATGCCCTGATCTGTATTTCCAACTGCGACAAGATCACCCCGGGAATGTTAATGGCGGCTATGCGTTTGAATGTGCCTGCCATATTTGTCTCGGGCGGCCCGATGGAGGCTGGCAAAACCAAGTTAGCTGAACACAAAATTGATCTGATCGACGCCATGGTGATGGCAGTTGACGATCAGGCTTCCGATGAGGATGTTGCTGAAATCGAGCGCAGCGCCTGCCCTACCTGCGGCTCCTGCTCAGGCATGTTTACCGCCAACAGCATGAACTGTCTTACCGAAGCTCTGGGCTTGTCGCTACCCGGCAACGGCACCGTGGTTGCCACGCACGCCGATCGTAAACGTCTATTCGAAGAAGCCGGTCATCGTATTGTGGAACTGTGCCAACGCTATTATGAACAGGATGACGAGTCCGTGCTGCCGCGCTCGATTGGCAACTTTAAGGCATTCCAAAATGCGATGACTCTGGATATCACCATGGGTGGTTCCACCAATACTATTTTGCACCTGCTGGCAATCGCCCAAGAGGCTGAGCTGGATTTCACCATGAAAGATATCGATGCGCTATCGCGCAAGATTCCACAGCTTTGCAAGGTCGCCCCCAATACGCCCAATTATCACATTGAAGACGTACATCGCGCCGGTGGCATTATGGGGATTCTCGGTGAATTGGATCGCGCCGGATTACTTCACTCCGAGTTACCGACTGTACACAGCAAAACGATGAAAGCAGGACTGGATGAGTGGGACATAATGCGCAACCCCTCCACCGAAGTAGAAAAATTCTATAGCGCAGGCCCAGCGGGTATTCCCTCCCAGGTTGCCTTTAGTCAAGCCACCCGCTGGCCGAGTCTGGACAATGATCGCGCCAAAGGCTGTATTCGCTCACTCGAAAATGCCTACAGTCTGGACGGTGGGCTCGCGGTACTTTACGGCAATATCGCCGAAGATGGCTGCGTGGTGAAAACCGCCGGAGTCGACAGTTCTATTCTAGTCTTTGAAGGCCCCGCCCATGTGGTGGAAAGCCAGGATGAAGCAGTCGATAATATACTCAAAGATAAGGTGAAAGCAGGCGACGTCGTCGTCGTTCGCTACGAAGGTCCACGTGGCGGCCCGGGCATGCAGGAAATGCTCTACCCCACATCCTACATTAAATCGAAAGGACTCGGCAAAGCCTGTGCGCTGCTCACCGACGGCCGTTTTTCCGGTGGCACATCGGGACTTTCCATCGGCCACGTTTCCCCCGAAGCGGGCGCTGGCGGCGCAATCGGACTGATCCGCAATGGCGATCGTATTAAAATCGATATCCCAAATCGCACCATTAATGTATTAATCAGCGATGAAGAATTGGAGACACGTCGAGCACAACAGGATCAAAAAGGCTGGAAACCGGAAAAAGC
- a CDS encoding SDR family oxidoreductase — translation MEYDFKYKVVVVTGATGGIGRALSWRFAKAGARVVLIDLDQEQLLALQNQVERSGVEVMSIVCDIVDKERCQQAMREIEDRFGGVDVLVNNAGIGHHSLFQETSTAVIRRVMEVNFFGAINCTKAALASLVARKGMIITMSSVLGYSPMICLSGYAASKHALHGLFNSLRAELLNDGVHVMIACPGKTETDLRKHMLSGDGQIIEVERSKIMASPNEVAEAVYNGARKRKRLVVHSKASKLTQLLYRYFPAYYELKQLKPAQKNLKT, via the coding sequence ATGGAATATGACTTTAAATATAAGGTAGTAGTGGTTACTGGTGCCACTGGCGGGATTGGTCGTGCACTATCCTGGCGTTTTGCCAAGGCGGGTGCGCGTGTGGTACTGATCGATTTGGATCAGGAGCAATTGCTGGCGCTACAGAACCAAGTTGAGCGTTCCGGTGTTGAAGTCATGAGCATTGTCTGTGATATCGTCGATAAAGAGCGTTGCCAACAAGCAATGCGCGAAATCGAGGATCGTTTCGGCGGTGTTGATGTGTTAGTGAATAATGCGGGGATTGGCCACCACAGCCTGTTTCAGGAAACCAGTACGGCTGTGATTCGCCGCGTGATGGAAGTGAATTTTTTCGGTGCCATCAACTGCACCAAGGCGGCGTTAGCTTCGTTAGTTGCACGCAAGGGAATGATTATTACCATGAGCAGTGTATTGGGTTATTCGCCGATGATTTGCCTGAGCGGATACGCCGCCAGTAAACATGCCCTGCACGGGTTATTCAATTCATTGCGAGCGGAACTGTTAAATGACGGTGTGCATGTGATGATTGCTTGCCCAGGTAAAACTGAAACCGACCTACGTAAACATATGTTATCGGGTGATGGCCAAATTATTGAGGTTGAAAGAAGTAAAATTATGGCGTCGCCAAATGAAGTAGCCGAAGCGGTATATAATGGCGCTCGCAAAAGGAAACGGCTAGTGGTGCACTCCAAGGCGAGTAAGCTAACCCAACTGCTGTATCGGTATTTTCCGGCCTATTATGAGTTAAAGCAGTTAAAGCCAGCCCAGAAAAATCTAAAAACCTGA
- a CDS encoding AAA family ATPase, which produces MSQALVQALQNSALYDHPVDSFEVIETHISWVILTGSFAYKIKKPNNFGFLDFSTLAKREHFCHEELRLNRRLAPELYLAVLPICGSEKAPRFDGDGEAIEYAIKMVQFPQDQLLDKMLQRGELTQQHIDEIAAITAAFHQRTESAAAGTQFGSPEQVMAPVQQNFEQIRDFLEAESDLAQLGQIEGWAQDMANILNPVFAQRKESGMIKACHGDLHLGNITLFQGKVTLFDCIEFNDSFRWIDVMSEVAFFMMDLEDRGLQNLANRFLNAYLEQTGDYGGLRVLNFYKSYRAVVRAKVALFNLYNENLTEEQRQQIFSQYRSYIQLAERYMEIPKRYILLMHGFSGSGKTTVSTALVDNLGAIRLRSDVERKRLFDAAASKPSGLNDGIYSHSASEQTFAHLVKISEQVLNSGYAAIVDATFLQQTYRELFHQLAENLGVPLRIVSCELDDTELRARIQQRQAAGTDPSDATIEVYEAQIASADALSEEELKHTSRINTASLDDAQRFIEMIRSH; this is translated from the coding sequence GTGAGCCAAGCTTTGGTGCAGGCACTGCAAAATTCAGCCTTATACGATCACCCAGTCGATTCGTTCGAGGTCATTGAAACCCATATCTCCTGGGTCATTCTGACCGGTTCTTTTGCTTATAAGATCAAAAAACCCAACAACTTCGGCTTTCTGGATTTTTCCACTCTGGCCAAGCGCGAGCATTTCTGCCATGAAGAACTGCGTCTAAATCGACGCTTGGCACCGGAACTGTACCTTGCTGTCTTGCCAATTTGCGGCAGTGAAAAAGCGCCCCGGTTCGACGGCGATGGCGAAGCTATTGAGTATGCGATTAAGATGGTGCAGTTCCCACAGGATCAATTGCTCGACAAAATGCTGCAACGCGGCGAGCTGACCCAGCAACATATCGATGAAATCGCTGCCATTACTGCCGCATTCCACCAACGCACCGAAAGCGCCGCTGCGGGTACTCAATTCGGATCGCCAGAACAGGTGATGGCACCCGTACAGCAAAATTTTGAGCAAATTCGTGACTTTCTCGAGGCAGAATCTGATCTCGCCCAACTTGGTCAAATTGAAGGCTGGGCACAGGATATGGCGAATATCCTTAATCCAGTTTTTGCGCAACGCAAAGAATCCGGCATGATCAAAGCCTGCCATGGTGATCTACACCTGGGCAATATCACGCTCTTTCAGGGCAAGGTTACCCTGTTCGACTGTATTGAATTTAACGACAGCTTTCGCTGGATTGATGTCATGAGCGAAGTGGCCTTCTTCATGATGGATTTAGAGGATCGCGGCTTACAAAACCTTGCCAATCGTTTCCTCAACGCTTACCTCGAACAAACGGGCGACTACGGTGGTTTGCGCGTATTAAATTTTTACAAATCCTATCGCGCCGTGGTGCGCGCCAAGGTCGCGCTGTTTAACCTCTATAATGAAAATTTGACGGAAGAACAACGTCAACAAATCTTCAGCCAATACCGCAGCTATATACAGTTGGCTGAGCGTTACATGGAAATTCCGAAACGCTACATTTTGTTGATGCACGGCTTTTCCGGCTCGGGAAAAACCACCGTCAGCACTGCGTTGGTCGACAATTTAGGCGCCATTCGCTTGCGTTCGGATGTAGAGCGTAAACGATTGTTCGACGCCGCTGCCAGCAAACCATCCGGCCTTAACGACGGCATCTATAGCCACAGCGCCAGTGAGCAAACCTTTGCGCACCTGGTTAAAATCAGTGAACAAGTTTTGAATTCGGGATACGCCGCGATTGTTGATGCGACCTTCCTACAGCAGACTTACCGTGAGCTTTTCCACCAATTGGCAGAGAACCTCGGCGTGCCATTGCGAATTGTTTCCTGTGAGTTGGACGATACAGAATTACGTGCGCGCATCCAGCAACGCCAAGCCGCCGGCACTGACCCGTCGGATGCCACTATCGAAGTCTACGAGGCCCAGATTGCGAGCGCCGACGCGCTCAGCGAAGAGGAACTAAAACACACCAGCCGAATTAATACAGCGTCACTGGATGATGCCCAACGCTTTATCGAAATGATTCGATCTCATTAA
- the mrcB gene encoding penicillin-binding protein 1B: protein MTQPSAKAKKNSPKKSNKKQPESRAKSGARRLVGVSLWGLLFKLILVGLVLCAALIVYLDALVTDKFEGKRWSLPAKVYARPLEIYPGAALKLNNLLHELELLGYRRSTSIAQPGSYQQEGEQVRLHTRSFQLWDEALAARQVAIRISDDLVIDLQSGGQSLPLMSLEPMLIGGIYPKHGEDRTLVRIDEVPNFILETLITVEDRDFYSHHGVSPMAIARAMWVNLRSGQVKQGGSTLTQQLVKNFYLTSDRTVTRKATEAIMAILLDLHYDKSEILEAYLNEVYLGQAGRRAIHGFGLGSHYYFGRGLKELKLHQAALLVSLVKGPSYYNPRRHPERALARRNLVLDMLAQAGKVSPEQADWAKRQPLDVAQQSSYTDVSYPAYMDLVKRQLRRDYKAEDLTSEGLRIFTSLDPLVQREAEQSLAKQINRFRRQDVARMRQLEGALVVTSTDTGEVLALVGGKDTKYSGFNRALDAVRPVGSLLKPALYLTALAQPQKYTLVSPLDDGPISVPAEGGKLWTPKNSDRQSHGVIPLHRALSQSYNQASTRLAMEVGVEQVITTIRQLGVQRKLPPYPSIILGARGLTPIEVAAMYQTIAAGGFNTPLRAIRDVTTSEGKPLNRYPLHVEQRFDPGVIHLLYYVLQETMREGTGRAVYNQVPASLNVAGKTGTTDDLRDSWFAGFTGDRLAVVWLGNDDNTPTGLTGSRGALSVWGQLMQGLAPASFTGTLPENVQYLWVDDSSGMRSEADCLGARYMPFIKGSEPQRTAECHRQPGRLGEWIKSWFE, encoded by the coding sequence ATGACACAACCCAGCGCAAAAGCAAAGAAAAACTCTCCCAAAAAGTCGAACAAGAAGCAGCCTGAGTCGCGTGCTAAATCCGGCGCACGCCGCTTGGTGGGCGTTTCCCTGTGGGGCTTACTATTTAAATTGATCTTGGTCGGCCTGGTGCTGTGCGCGGCGCTGATCGTTTATCTGGACGCTTTAGTCACAGATAAATTTGAGGGCAAGCGCTGGTCTTTGCCCGCGAAAGTCTATGCGCGCCCGCTGGAGATTTATCCCGGTGCTGCTCTGAAATTGAATAATCTGCTTCATGAATTGGAACTGTTGGGCTATCGACGCTCAACCTCGATTGCCCAGCCGGGTAGTTACCAACAGGAGGGTGAGCAGGTCAGGCTGCACACGCGCAGTTTTCAACTTTGGGATGAAGCACTGGCTGCCAGGCAGGTTGCCATTCGTATCAGCGATGATCTTGTGATTGATCTACAAAGCGGCGGTCAAAGCCTACCGTTGATGAGCCTTGAGCCTATGCTGATCGGAGGGATTTACCCCAAACACGGTGAGGATCGCACACTGGTGCGTATCGATGAGGTGCCAAATTTTATTTTAGAGACATTGATCACCGTTGAAGACCGAGATTTTTATTCGCACCATGGTGTGTCGCCCATGGCGATAGCCCGGGCGATGTGGGTAAACCTGCGCTCAGGTCAGGTTAAACAGGGCGGCAGCACCCTAACGCAGCAGCTGGTAAAGAATTTTTATTTAACCAGCGACCGTACTGTTACCCGCAAAGCCACTGAAGCCATCATGGCGATTTTATTAGATCTGCATTACGACAAAAGTGAAATTCTGGAAGCCTATCTGAATGAGGTGTATCTCGGACAGGCGGGGCGACGTGCGATTCACGGGTTCGGGCTGGGCAGCCATTACTATTTTGGCCGCGGCTTAAAAGAACTCAAGCTGCATCAGGCGGCGCTGCTGGTATCTTTAGTGAAAGGACCTTCCTATTACAACCCACGCAGGCACCCGGAGCGGGCCTTGGCGCGACGTAATTTGGTGCTCGACATGCTGGCGCAAGCCGGGAAAGTGAGCCCGGAGCAGGCGGATTGGGCGAAACGGCAGCCATTGGATGTAGCGCAACAGTCGTCCTACACGGATGTTAGTTACCCTGCCTATATGGATTTGGTCAAACGCCAACTACGGCGGGATTACAAGGCGGAAGATTTAACCAGCGAGGGATTGCGAATTTTTACCAGCTTGGATCCCTTGGTGCAGCGTGAGGCGGAACAGAGCTTAGCGAAGCAAATCAATCGCTTCAGGCGTCAGGATGTAGCGCGTATGCGCCAACTCGAAGGCGCCTTGGTGGTAACCAGCACCGATACCGGCGAAGTATTGGCTTTGGTTGGCGGCAAGGATACCAAGTATTCCGGCTTTAATCGGGCCTTGGACGCCGTACGGCCGGTGGGTTCACTGTTAAAACCGGCGTTGTATCTAACTGCCTTGGCGCAGCCACAAAAATATACTCTAGTGTCGCCCCTGGATGATGGGCCGATCAGTGTGCCGGCGGAGGGGGGTAAACTCTGGACGCCGAAGAATTCGGATCGCCAAAGCCACGGCGTGATTCCTTTGCATCGCGCGCTCTCGCAATCCTATAACCAGGCCAGTACGCGCTTGGCTATGGAGGTGGGCGTCGAGCAGGTGATCACCACCATTCGGCAACTGGGCGTGCAAAGAAAGCTGCCGCCTTATCCCTCCATCATTCTTGGCGCGCGTGGCTTGACGCCGATCGAAGTAGCCGCGATGTATCAAACCATCGCCGCCGGTGGCTTTAATACCCCATTGCGAGCGATACGCGATGTTACGACATCAGAGGGTAAACCCTTAAACCGCTACCCGTTGCACGTCGAACAGCGGTTTGATCCGGGCGTTATTCATTTACTGTATTATGTGTTGCAAGAAACCATGCGCGAAGGCACCGGGCGCGCTGTTTACAATCAGGTACCCGCTAGTCTCAATGTCGCCGGTAAAACCGGTACAACCGATGATTTAAGAGACAGCTGGTTTGCCGGCTTTACCGGTGATCGTTTGGCGGTAGTGTGGCTCGGCAACGATGACAATACGCCAACCGGACTGACCGGCAGTCGTGGCGCGTTAAGCGTGTGGGGCCAGTTAATGCAAGGTCTTGCTCCGGCTTCTTTTACCGGCACCCTGCCCGAAAATGTGCAGTACCTCTGGGTGGATGACAGCAGCGGCATGCGCAGCGAAGCAGATTGCCTGGGCGCGCGCTATATGCCCTTTATCAAAGGCTCGGAACCGCAACGAACGGCTGAGTGCCATCGCCAGCCAGGCCGCTTGGGTGAATGGATTAAATCGTGGTTTGAATAG
- a CDS encoding tetratricopeptide repeat protein, which translates to MRIVLVLILVGMITACGVAPQRGSAPVIERSPEGSNEVHRDIPVIQSAPVVESTVRKSDAQTAVPNSAVVALLDTAQQQRRQQKYVAAAASLERAIRISPRDGQLYLELAKVRFEQGNSAQAEQLCKKAIALSNNSAETKFECGALLGNNG; encoded by the coding sequence ATGCGTATTGTTTTAGTATTGATCTTGGTAGGAATGATAACAGCTTGCGGCGTGGCGCCACAACGAGGCTCGGCGCCAGTTATAGAGCGCAGCCCGGAGGGTTCGAATGAGGTTCACCGAGATATACCTGTCATTCAAAGTGCGCCCGTTGTCGAAAGTACGGTCCGAAAGAGTGACGCACAAACAGCTGTGCCGAACTCAGCCGTTGTAGCCTTGCTGGATACAGCGCAGCAACAACGTCGCCAACAAAAATATGTGGCAGCTGCCGCATCCTTAGAACGGGCAATACGCATTTCTCCGCGCGATGGACAGCTTTATCTGGAACTGGCGAAAGTACGATTTGAGCAAGGCAATAGCGCACAGGCGGAGCAGCTGTGTAAAAAGGCGATTGCCTTGTCAAACAATTCGGCAGAGACGAAGTTCGAGTGTGGCGCTTTGCTGGGGAACAACGGGTAG
- a CDS encoding sulfurtransferase — protein MTIMITASELNQRLTAPSAAQQLVIFDCRFSLADFALGRQQYADGHIPNALHLEMEVQLSGDKKPHGGRHPLPTAAQFTASMQKMGVNQNSIIVAYDDNRLAGAARLWWLLQHFGHPHIRILDGGLQAWRAQGLPVSQDTQAPQKGYFQANPRTGQTVDYSWLSAHLKDRNLQLIDSREAPRYQGLEEPIDPVAGHIPGALNYPWQGVTNEQGKALSAGKQQDRWAGLDSEKETVVYCGSGVTACVNLLSLKLAGIEGAKLYPGSWSDWCSYADSPKRP, from the coding sequence ATGACCATCATGATTACCGCCAGCGAACTCAATCAACGCTTGACTGCGCCATCTGCCGCGCAACAGTTGGTCATATTCGACTGCCGCTTTTCACTAGCCGATTTTGCGTTGGGTCGCCAGCAGTACGCGGATGGCCATATTCCAAACGCATTGCACCTGGAGATGGAAGTTCAGCTGTCCGGTGACAAAAAGCCACATGGCGGTCGCCACCCATTGCCGACAGCAGCACAATTTACTGCCAGCATGCAAAAAATGGGGGTTAACCAGAACAGTATCATTGTCGCCTATGATGATAATCGGCTCGCGGGCGCGGCGCGGCTTTGGTGGTTACTACAGCATTTTGGGCACCCGCACATCCGCATTCTCGACGGTGGCTTGCAAGCTTGGCGGGCACAGGGGTTGCCGGTTTCACAGGACACACAAGCACCACAAAAGGGTTATTTCCAAGCCAACCCCAGAACAGGCCAAACGGTCGATTATTCATGGTTATCCGCACACCTAAAGGATCGCAATCTGCAACTGATCGACTCCCGCGAAGCACCACGTTATCAAGGGCTTGAAGAACCCATCGACCCCGTTGCCGGGCACATTCCCGGAGCGTTGAATTATCCCTGGCAGGGGGTGACCAACGAACAAGGTAAAGCGCTATCGGCCGGAAAGCAACAGGATCGTTGGGCGGGCTTGGACAGCGAAAAAGAAACCGTGGTTTATTGTGGTTCCGGTGTAACAGCTTGCGTTAATTTACTATCGCTAAAACTCGCAGGGATTGAGGGCGCCAAGCTATACCCTGGCAGTTGGAGCGATTGGTGTTCCTATGCTGACAGCCCTAAGCGGCCATAA
- a CDS encoding response regulator — MEKEWKLRGLLRFSLFNHYNGAMPQEPKLIAIVEDDPDQRRNYCDAIARKGYRVNAYAGHQQALAGISKEPPQLVIIDIILGNDVDGGFALCRDLLASNASLPVLFLTERVDEIDKISGLRLGAWDYQPKPISLTYLAERVTSLLRLAELSENAGSDSQNPPKSVGDLRINLDAMQAHWRDQPLSLTMTEFRMLERLLHRPGNAISYEQLMHSTMQSFVTHNTINTHMRNIRKKIRQIDAQFDRIQNEYGFGYRWIVE; from the coding sequence ATGGAGAAAGAATGGAAGTTACGAGGACTATTACGATTCTCACTGTTTAATCACTATAATGGTGCCATGCCACAGGAACCAAAACTCATCGCTATCGTCGAGGACGACCCGGATCAACGTCGCAATTATTGCGATGCTATTGCGCGCAAAGGTTACCGTGTGAACGCCTATGCCGGGCACCAGCAAGCATTGGCTGGCATCAGCAAAGAACCACCGCAACTGGTCATTATCGACATTATCCTAGGCAACGATGTGGACGGCGGTTTTGCTCTGTGCCGCGATTTGCTCGCCAGCAATGCTTCCCTGCCGGTACTTTTTTTAACAGAACGAGTCGACGAGATCGATAAAATATCCGGCCTTCGGCTTGGTGCCTGGGACTATCAGCCCAAACCCATCAGCCTGACTTACCTGGCGGAACGCGTGACCTCGTTGCTGCGCCTGGCGGAACTGAGCGAAAACGCTGGGAGCGACAGCCAAAACCCGCCCAAAAGCGTTGGCGACCTGAGGATTAATTTGGACGCCATGCAAGCCCACTGGCGTGACCAGCCATTAAGTTTGACCATGACCGAATTTCGCATGCTCGAACGTTTGCTGCATCGACCGGGGAACGCAATTTCCTACGAGCAATTAATGCATTCAACCATGCAGAGTTTCGTTACACACAACACCATTAACACCCACATGCGAAATATCCGTAAAAAAATCCGCCAGATCGACGCCCAATTTGATCGCATTCAAAACGAATACGGCTTCGGCTATCGCTGGATTGTCGAGTGA
- a CDS encoding marine proteobacterial sortase target protein, producing MANNINTTRSPLWLACAIFVFICAGVVIPAHANGLAELDYGQIKSGTLLVKGSDGANASFAPLLNTDVDLQVSGIIVRAKVTQHFLNPGDDWVEGIYLFPLPDDAAVDHLRLKVGGRIIEGVIQEKQEAKRNYEKAKGNGQRATLFTQERPNLFTIAVANIGPQEEVQVEIEYQQSVPLSQGEFSLRFPLTVTPRYIPGAALINAVGQAQFTGTGSQPNTDAVPDASRITPKLSSYGENSNPINIRVDLAPGFDIVDLQSRYHRVEQKSVDAQHYRLTLNSTTHDSNSDFVLNWRAAASEQSYVGLYTQQWQGSYYSMLMLTPPMQTQDSANLPRDLVFVIDTSGSMGGEPIRQARQALIMAIERLQAQDRFNLIEFNSHTRSLFNNVQPASQAMRARAISFVRALGASGGTEMYPALDAALTQQTAEDRSGRIRQVVFLTDGAVGNEDQLFELIERKLDNSRLFTIGIGSAPNSYFMRKAAEFGRGSFTHIGSMEIVAEQMTELFRKLESPVLTNLNISIPSEFEAEFYPQRIPDLYQGEPIALVFKTKGLPAQLQLSGAADSETFAKTLSFETAQTRAGMNVFWARRKMEVLMDKYLLSYEPEQKATLKQSVIELSLGHHLVSRFTSLIAVDKTPVRRPSERLSSHALKSNPPKGTQFGLPQTATDAELRILKGFGIWLLALMFYLYSRVRRIAWLRYAF from the coding sequence ATGGCTAATAACATAAATACAACACGCAGTCCTTTGTGGTTAGCTTGCGCGATTTTTGTGTTTATATGCGCGGGCGTCGTTATCCCTGCCCACGCCAATGGGCTGGCTGAACTGGATTATGGCCAGATCAAAAGCGGTACGCTCTTGGTCAAGGGCAGTGACGGCGCGAATGCCAGTTTTGCGCCGCTGCTGAACACCGATGTGGATTTGCAGGTAAGCGGCATTATTGTGCGCGCCAAAGTGACTCAGCACTTTCTCAATCCGGGCGATGATTGGGTGGAGGGCATTTACCTGTTTCCCCTGCCGGATGATGCGGCGGTGGATCATCTGCGGTTGAAGGTAGGTGGGCGAATAATCGAAGGCGTCATTCAGGAAAAGCAGGAGGCAAAAAGGAACTATGAAAAGGCCAAAGGTAACGGCCAACGCGCCACTTTGTTCACCCAAGAGCGACCGAATCTGTTTACCATCGCGGTCGCTAATATTGGGCCGCAGGAAGAGGTGCAGGTTGAAATCGAATATCAGCAAAGCGTGCCGCTTAGTCAGGGCGAGTTCAGCCTGAGATTTCCGCTGACAGTTACCCCCCGCTACATTCCCGGTGCTGCGCTGATCAATGCGGTCGGGCAAGCCCAGTTCACGGGTACCGGCAGCCAGCCTAATACCGACGCAGTGCCGGATGCTTCTCGCATTACACCCAAGCTTAGCAGTTACGGGGAGAACAGTAATCCGATCAATATTCGGGTCGATCTCGCGCCCGGGTTTGATATCGTTGATCTGCAAAGCCGCTATCATCGAGTCGAGCAGAAAAGTGTGGACGCTCAGCATTATCGACTAACGCTGAACAGCACCACGCACGATTCCAATAGCGACTTTGTGCTGAACTGGCGTGCGGCCGCATCCGAGCAGTCCTATGTCGGCCTTTACACTCAGCAATGGCAGGGCAGTTATTACTCGATGCTAATGCTGACGCCGCCAATGCAAACACAGGACAGCGCTAATCTGCCACGCGATTTAGTCTTTGTGATCGACACCTCTGGCTCAATGGGGGGTGAACCCATTCGGCAGGCGCGCCAGGCATTGATTATGGCGATCGAACGCTTGCAGGCGCAGGATCGCTTCAACCTGATTGAGTTTAACTCCCATACGCGCTCGCTATTTAATAACGTACAACCGGCCAGCCAAGCCATGCGGGCACGGGCGATCAGTTTTGTGCGGGCGCTGGGTGCGAGCGGTGGTACCGAAATGTACCCGGCGCTGGATGCGGCTTTAACCCAGCAGACGGCGGAAGATCGCTCCGGGCGGATTCGTCAGGTGGTGTTTTTAACCGATGGAGCGGTGGGAAACGAGGATCAACTGTTCGAACTCATAGAGCGTAAGCTCGATAATAGTCGGCTGTTCACCATTGGTATTGGCTCAGCGCCTAATTCCTATTTCATGCGTAAAGCCGCTGAATTCGGGCGTGGCAGTTTCACCCACATTGGCAGTATGGAAATTGTGGCCGAACAAATGACCGAGCTTTTTCGTAAGCTGGAATCGCCGGTGCTGACTAACCTAAACATCAGCATCCCGAGTGAATTCGAAGCGGAGTTTTATCCGCAGCGCATTCCCGATCTTTATCAGGGTGAACCCATCGCGCTGGTGTTTAAAACCAAAGGCTTGCCAGCACAGTTACAGTTAAGCGGTGCGGCGGACTCTGAAACCTTCGCCAAAACCCTGAGCTTTGAAACAGCGCAAACCCGCGCGGGCATGAACGTGTTTTGGGCGCGGCGTAAAATGGAGGTGCTGATGGACAAATACCTGCTCAGCTACGAGCCGGAGCAAAAGGCAACGCTAAAACAGTCTGTCATTGAGCTATCACTTGGCCATCATCTGGTCAGCCGTTTCACCAGCCTGATTGCCGTCGATAAAACCCCCGTACGCCGCCCATCAGAGCGGCTTTCCAGTCACGCCCTTAAAAGTAATCCGCCCAAAGGCACTCAGTTTGGCCTGCCGCAAACCGCCACCGATGCGGAGCTGCGCATACTCAAAGGCTTCGGGATCTGGCTGCTGGCGCTGATGTTTTATCTCTATTCGAGGGTGAGACGCATAGCTTGGCTGCGCTATGCTTTTTAA